cgCCACTAAAACTATTTGCGGCATTTTTACTAGCACCACAAAAAAAACCGATATAAGAAACGTCGCAAAAATTTGCGGCGTTTATTCAAAAAAATACAGCGAAAAGTCatgatttttagcggcgtttgtgggaaaagcacaGCTAAAAGTTATggcttttagcggcatttgttgggaaagcgccgctaaaagtcataacCTTTAACAacacttttcccacaaacgccgctaataaatagacctttagcggcgctttttcgacaaacgccgctaaagaatataacctttaaaaaaattattttaattaaatattatattatgtttaaaatttaaaattgaactttgaactttaaactatacacttttaaggataaataaaaatattaattaaattaaatttcctattaaaatttaaacttcaaaactaaatataaaaattaatgaatttaaattaacGAAACAATAACATTAAtcgaataaaaaaaaaagataatgaaGAAATTAAGGGTCAAACATTAGCTCCAATAATTGTTCAAAATATAAGACAGCTAcattcaatttgcagcactttaacacttcaatttcaagcactttaacatctcaattaacaacatttaaacacCTCAATTATAGCGATAAAACATCTCAATGtccagcaactaaacacttcaatttgcaatacttaaacacttcaatttgcaacatttaagcacttcaatttacatcatttaaacacttcaatttacagcattcaaacacttcagtttgcagcactttaacacttcaatttgcagcactttaacatctcaattaacaacatttaaacacCTCAATTATAGCGATAAAACATCTCAATGTCCAGtaactaaacacttcaatttgcagtacttaaacacttcaatttgcagcattcaaacacttcaatttgcagcactttaacacttcaatttacagcatttaagCACTTCAATTTATAGCACTTTTacatctcaattaacaacatttatacacctcaattacagcgataaaacatctcaatgtccagcaactaaacacttcaatttgtagtacttaaacacttcaatttgcaacatttaagcacatcaatttacagcatttaaacacttcaacttacagcattcaaacacttcaatttgcagcactttaacacttcaatttacagcatttaagCACTTTAATTTGCAGCACTATAgcatctcaattaacaacatttatacacctcaattacagcgataaaacatctcaatgtccagcaactaaacacttcaatttgcaacactttaacacttcaatttacagcatttaagcacttcaatttgcagcactttaacatctcaattaacaacatttatacacctcaattacagcgataaaacatctcaatatccagcaactaaacacttcaatttgcagtacttaaacacttcaatttgcaacatttaagcatttcaatttacagcatttaaacacttcaatttacagcattcaaacacttcaatttacagcattcaaACACTTCAGTTTGCAGCAGTTTAACACCTCAATTAACAATATTTAttcaattatataattaaaacaacAATATAATACATAAACTCATATATGACGTTGAAGCTTAAAAATCAAACTAAACTGTTCCATACCCCAAAAACAGCAAAAGAATCAACTTTCCACAACCCATAACCCTAGATATTCAAATATGGAAAAAAGTTCAATAAATAAGATTGATAAGACCATCAACTCTAACAAAAAAATAAGCTAAAACTCAGCTTCATTAACCAAAACAACCTCGAAAATATATGAAGAATTCATTATAGAACTCAACTTTGACAACCCAATTCTAGAAAGAATATACACAATGAgtaaacgaaaaaaaaaaaggagaaaatattGTACCTTGCACTCGTTGAGGTTGATTTCATTACTTCCAGCCATTTCTCTTTCTCTAAACACTCAAAAACAAAACCCAAAAGCTTAAAACAGATCCTTGTGAAGAACAAATCAAAAACTCACAATTCATTTCCCAAacccaaataaataaaaagtaaaaaaaaaaaaaccaacaaagATGTTAATCTGATCTTATTCTCTTTTTTTCCACTTCAAAAGATCCCTCCTTTTGTTTTTCTGCCGTTAGAGCTTATTATCAAGAGAAAAGATAAACAACTTAAAAATCTCTTCAAAAGGAAACAAAGAGAGAGTAAACGATAAAAGATGAACCATCCGCACTGCAATTGAACAGAGAGAGAAGGGGGTTATATGTGTGTCGTGTGGAATGGGTGAAGGATAGAAAAGGTGGTGCAGATTAGAAGACAGGAAAGATAAATGCTAAAATATACACAAGGTGAAATGTGAAAATGAGTGATACCAAGTAGTAAGCAAGAGCAAAATCAGAAGGTTTTCCCCTATTGAACCACTTTTATTCCTAACCATTTTGCACAGATTTCATCATCAGAGGAAGAAATAAAATCAATACATTGCAGTGCATTTCTCAAAATCACACACTGTATAAAAACTTCTCCTATAAATTTTGCAGATAATATCTCCACCAATGGAAGCAGTTACAGCTTCAAAGGCAGGCCATTATCTAGAACTGAAGGTCTGAAATTGGGATCCTAAATAAACCTTAATCTCGTAATTGTCAAATTGTAAAACATCTGCTAAAAAGAATGATGCATCCCCTTAGTTGACTCCAGCATTTATGAAATTCAGAGTTGACCTTCCAAGTGCAAAATTGATGCAGCAAATGACcttacaacaattttttttttgttataattAAAATATCCAAATATTCATTTTACGGTCGACAAAGATCCTTTCAGGTTCATAGCTACCCTTCATATTCTACCTTATACTCTACCTGGACAACCTGGTAATTACATCTAATGATCACTGTTAAACAAAAGTTTTAAGACTCAGAATCCTAGCAGGCACATAATATAAGCAAACAATTTAAATGAACTATATTATCCATCTAACATATATAAAGAAGGTTGTAAGAAGAACCTTTTTCTCTATATAGAAAGAGAGTACGGAGGGTGTCCAGGTGAGCATTAATCCTTTCTCTCCTCCTCCTCTCAGCTTCGCTATGACTCTTTAAAGCCGCTATAACTTTCTCTTCCGCCACGCTTTTCTTCCCAACCTTCACCGGCGACTTCACCACCAGCTCACTTTTCTCATTATCCAAAACAAGGATTGTGAAATCCCATTGCATGGACCCAAATCACGGGAAAAGGGATCGAGGAAACCAGAATAACAATTCCCAGAAAAAAAAATGTTGTCATTGAAATAGTAAGCAGCCATATAAAAACAcacacaaaaataaaaagaaagctaAACGAAGTTGATGAGAGTATTCAAAAACAACAGAGGGagcaaaaacaaaacaaaacaagaaCAATATGGGATTTTTGGGATTTCAGTGAATATTCAAGAGGGAGCAAACAACAGAGGGAAGAACAAGAGTATTTGTTTTCTCAAATTGCAAAATTCAAAAAAACAAGAATCGATTTATCTCTGAGCACAAGGAGAATTGAACAAATGAAGTTACTTTATAGCTTTTTCAAGCATACCAATAGCACACTCTCGAGTCTGAACCCTTAGAACACTGTCAACTGTAGTAAAATTAACAATCAGGGAAAGTGTTTTTGAAGACTAAAGAGGTCTATTCCCGATGGCatataaattgaaaagaaaacccATTTGAAGAGATAGTTATTAATATGAAAATTACAAGTAAAAATAGTGATAGTAAACAAAGAGAGAGAGGGCTACCGACAGCAGATGTTGACAGAGATACAGCAGCGGGCTACCGACGAAGATGCAGAGGGCTGCCGATTTGAGGAAATTGGGGGAAAAATAAAGGGAATCGGGGTAGGGGAGAAATGGTTTGGGAAAAATAAAATGgggaaaaaaagagaagaaatttcAAGTGAAATTTTAGGATTTCTTTAGGGATGGGGGAGGGAACCGATTTTGGGAAAAGAAAGGagggaaaaaaagaaagatttcttGTCAAATTTTGGGATTTCGGGGGAAGGGGGGAACGAAAAAGTCTAATGCATTTTGAGTAACAAGACGGTACCGTTTTGTGTAAAAAATTTTGTAgcgttttttataaaaaaaacacCACTATTACTTACTTTTTGCGGCATTTTtaataaaaacgccacaaaaagtcATTTTCTCACCTTTTGCTCTGCTaaaaattctttattttattttaatatatataaattttatcattatctcttaaataatttaaactatatttaattatatgtatatacctaaattttgatagagataTATCTcaatattatatatgaatttcagtttaatgtgtaattatagacgtgaaattctaattgtggtttaaatgtatagttgaaactttaattttgatttaatcatacacattttaaaaaataaatacatcaatatatttttatattgaataaatataaacatttatatatgcaatatataaatataaaatgatttatatcaataattgtgttcatAATTTATGCGtttgggatttaacccattttgatatatatatttttaaaataataatttatatttatcttatttagatttatattataaaaaaatctaAGATATACAAGTTAAGTAGTTCACTATATTTACCCTTAAACCCCAACCCCTAACCCCCTAAACCCAAAACCCTATATCATAAATCCTAGACCATAAACCCCAAACCTTAAcctataatttaaactataatcataattttaatatattaaaattaatcttatctcttttacaattatataataaattatttaatatataaattacaaagCATTAATTAATctaagccttaaacccctaatccctaccccctaaaccctaaatcataaccaTAATCTATAAACCCTAAAAACCTAACACTTAACCCATAACCCCTAAGtcttaaaccccaacccttaaaccataacccataatccctaaacccataatccataaaccttaaaatagtaactcataatcattaaacccttaaccaaataccgtaaaccctaaactataatgataattaattcaatattttaaaattaacactatctcttttacaattatataagaaaacatttaacatataaattaaaaaacaattagtcatatacaaaaaatctttaaaattattttaaacaatagtattttaatttttttcattttttgtgccgtttttcaaaaaacgccgctaaaaacctgttttgctgtagtgaaaccttaaaccccaaccttAAACTACCCTTAAACCAtgatccctaaacccataatccataaaccttaaaatagtaactcataaacattaaacccttaaTCGTATACCGTATACCGTAAACACTatactataatgataattaattcaatattttaaaattaataatatctcttttaaaattatataagaaaatatttaacatataaattaaaaacaatcagtcatataccaaaatctttaaaattattttaaataatagtattttcattttttcatttttaataaatattttctatgtttttactttcaaattttttctctgtgtcattatttttttctgaagaatttaaatatttaattaaaataaattgtattttaataaaataaaccaGTTAAACTGTAAGTAGACAGATGAAATGTTTTTTGTGGCacttttttaaaaagcgccgctaaagccactaaaagctcaatacaaaacgacgccattttgcaaaattcttttgcggcgtttttctaaagatcgagcattagtggcatttttcattcaaacgccgctaaaaacctattttgctgtagtgattccaaagaataaatgattctatgATCATGGATGAAGTATACATGAATatttgaaagaaagtccaaagaacaaaagaatctatgAACAATTATTtgtatagtatgaaatgaaataaaagaatatttactcaaaaaagatgcattttattgaaataaagacttaggacacaagcctatttcacaaaaggggtCTAATTGCTTcaaggcttaaagcaacaagcgtgttttgaatattactctagattagctctaaaaatacaggGATTTCTTCTACAGTCCCATTATTCAAAACATCCCCAAGTACGCAAGGGTTTGGAAACTATTATTCTCCAGTTCCCTCTTTGGATATGTCATTCAGATTCCCTGATATTCCTTCCAGGCTTTtgacttgttcaaggcattaCAACTCTCTTGCCCCCACTTTCAAATCGTATTTACTGCATCGTCAGAGTGATTTGGTTCTGAGGAATCGTCAAACCTTACAACTCCCATTTCAATGAACCTTTCGACCAACTTTTTAAAAGTAGTGCAGTTTTCGATTGAGTGTCCCGTTATTCCAGCGTGGTACTCGCATTgagcattctcattataccattttAGGAACGGAGGTTGCACTGGTTCTGAGTAGAACGGTGACACTACATGTACATCAAAGAGATTCTGATACAACTCATTATATGACATTGAGATTGGTGTAAACCGGAGCCTTTCTGTATTCGGCCTCGAGTTGGATTCCTGCCTCGGCTGACCTATGTTGACCAATTTGGGGTACCCTTTGCTTACATTATtcacttcattttcatttttatttgagGTTGACCTCTTGGCGTTTTCTCCTGCATCTATCTTCCCGCTTCTGATTGCGTTTTCAATCATCTCGTcggacattactatgtctgagaagctcagggtagcgcttcccaacatatgggTAATGAACGGGGCTTTCAGAGTGTTGATGAAAAGCGATGTAGTTTCTTTCTCTAGAAGAGGTGGTTGGACTTGCGtcgctacctctctccatctttgggcatattgcctgaagctctcaccttgcttcttttccatattctgtAGTGTAATTCTGTAGGGTCCCATGTCAGTCATGTGGCCATACTGCTTCATGAAAGCCCATGCTAAGTCTTTCCATGAATTGATTTTAGCACGACTTAATTTATTGTACCATTTAGTTGCTGACCCGATCAGACTGTCTTGGAAGCAATGAATTAATAATTGGTCATTATTAACATATcctgtcatccttcgacagaacattgtgatgtgagcttcaggacaactagtcccattGTATTTTTCAAACTCTGGAGTCTTAAATTTTGACGGGAGTACTAGATCAGGGACCAAACTCAGATCCTTGGCATCGACCCCGCGATGGTAATCAGTATTCTCCATCACTCTAAG
Above is a genomic segment from Gossypium arboreum isolate Shixiya-1 chromosome 8, ASM2569848v2, whole genome shotgun sequence containing:
- the LOC108467811 gene encoding uncharacterized protein LOC108467811, which translates into the protein MQWDFTILVLDNEKSELVVKSPVKVGKKSVAEEKVIAALKSHSEAERRRRERINAHLDTLRTLFLYREKEKEKWLEVMKSTSTSARVMGCGKLILLLFLGYGTV